The window atttaTTTCAAAACTCGAGCTCGGGCTTGTTATTTTACTCGAGCTTACTTGAGctcaaacgagtcgagctcgagtttagttttatttcatcgaatcgagctcgagtccaaatttttttactcgatcgagctcgagctcgaacttgagTAGCacaaattttgatcaagctcgagctcaagTATGGTGCTATTCGAGTTCGACTCAGGTCGATAGCACCTCTACTTACGGGCCATCTTCTCTTCTTATTATAACTTTGCTATTATAGTCTGCTAATAATGCTAAAACTGGACCACCGCTATAACCAAGCACGAAACAGGAACGGTAAGAATGTTTATCGTCATCTGCTGCGAGGATTTATCATCCAGAATTAATgcaaagaaaataagaaatacCAGTAATAGTTAAACTGCTTGAATGTGTAAGAGACAGGCATGCCAGCGTAGATATTTTtagtatagaaaaaaaaaaaaacgatagGAATAACCTGAGTAAATGAACTGGATATCTTTTACTACTTTTTAGTTACATCAAAGGATTGGTTTAGGAATACTTTGCAGCATCATATATGATCATTACGAGCTGACAAAAGTCAAGAGTTGGCGGCTGTTCACTATACCAATCCACACGGTATTTTCTTTTAGATTTGGTATTTTCTGGACAGCGTTATTTATTTAGACTTTTGTCTTTTACGATCTGTACACCATTTATTTAGAGTTTGGCAGCCAAATATATACAGTAAAAGACGAAATTAGTGGAGCACAtagcaatttctttttttttgttttgttttgtttcattTAGTGTCtgaaaacaacaacaacaacaataataataaaataaagagcAGCGGGTCACCGGTAGGAGTGTCAATTGATCGGATTCGGGTCGAAATTGATCATTTTATATTCAAATCCGTTTTTATGTAGTAGATTCGGACCCGACCCGTATACTCGTCTGGTCTTGCTTTTAAAATCCTGAAGCAGGATCTGACTGATCCGGGTCGGATCGGGTCCAAATTTAAATGTTTCATCTAAAATCAATTACAAATCCaatctccaaatttaaacaaaccaAATTATAAAGTTGAATCACAAAAAACTCGCAATAGCCATTTCAAAACTAACCACAATTAATCTACATAGTCATTACTAAATTGTTAATTTGATAAAAGAAtgtatttagaaatatttatattttataattattagttTATCGTTTGGGCCCGAATCGGATACGGATTGAAATCCTATAATTCGTATCCGACCCTTTTTTTTTAGAGTAAACGGGTTCGGATTTGggtatcaaaattatttttcaatccaaactcGAAAAAATTTATCGAATTCGGGTCGGATCCGaatctagacccgacccgttgacaccCCTCATCACCTAAAAGCCAATTATCACAACTGAGTcgtttatttcaaaatttgattgaaaaaagaaaaaagaagttaGTTTTAAAATGGAAGGTCCAATGCCACATCGGGTCAGATTAATCTAAACCATTGAATTGTTTTGTACAATTGCTGGGGCGATCGGAAAGAAACCGATCCCAAATTCAGGGTTGGCTGTACCTTTTCAGTCTACGGGGTGAAGTTAGTTGATTTAAAGCATCCAAAGGTGCTCACAAGCCCAATGGGATGAGATTAACAACACGGGCGGCACCAGCTTGTTTCCTTGCAAATTAGGGATCCCAAGCCTAGTCCAATTTTGCTTTGCCTTCGGATCCAACAATTCGTTTAGGCACAGGGTAATTAACTCCTTTTGGCAACTTTAACATAAAATTATTTAAGTAAGAAAGCCCTTTTCCTTTAGATTATTCATTCCTACCTTTTTAATGGAATCTCATCTCTTATAAAAATTTAAGAATGTTCAAAATAGCAGGGTGTCAAATTTATccttataaatatttttaatgcATCACCAAGTCTTAACGTATTTGTGCGCTCAATAAGTAAATGAATGTAATTTTTacataataaataaattctcCTCAtgtttaaaatacaattttcttACTAGCAAACatttatttgccaaaatttatttgGATAGAGAATTATTagccaaaatttatttgcttacattatcattacaatttccaacacacctttttatctctccaattacttttttatctcacatacatcacttcacaaaaagtgctacagtaaaagtatctcaaataatttacaatccaagaTGTTGATTTGTGATGCTAATGCCTTGCTCTATCTTCAATAACAACTGGAATGACTTGGTAAACTTTTCTTATGCCAGCTTCTTTCAGCCTTTAGGAGAACCACTCCATAGGTCGACGGGATGAGAACCCCACCCGCATTGAGAAAAATTCAAAGGAGATGACAAAGCGTTCCTTTGATCTAGTGAAATTTTTATATCTATTAGTTTCTTATACACAGTTTTTCCAGACTCTTTTTTCTATAAATTAtgatagattagattataaaaatattatcgttatcgtaaaaaaataaaaaaaaattcagccttTAGGAGCGTTTTCTTGACTAATATCCAGAATTTCATTAAAAAACCATTAACTAATATCCTGCATTTCATTACACTATTTTCATAGTATCCATTAACGCGAAACAAACTATTATGTCGAACTGAAATAAAATACCAACACCTTTTCTAAGGCCAACAACACCAACTcgaaatgaatttaaaaagaataaaattgatGAGCATATTTGGGAGCTGACAAAGATATTTCCAGAATCAGCTCTGAGTTGTTACTGCATAATAGTAGAGGGGCTGAATTTTGTATTTGTGCGTCCAGAGGGCCTGAATTTTGCATTTGTGGAGAGGGCCTGAATTCTTCACGCAAACCTCAATTTTGTATTTGTGCGTCCATAGGGCAGGGGAGAGGGGCTGAATTCTTCACGCAAACGTCAGATAATTCCAACTTCAGCAAAGTGCAAGTTGTTCGGCGATGCTTGACTACTACAGGGCTACGCATGAtccatcaaaaaaattttttttttttggtcgacaCAAGGGTGTCCGGGTTAATTCTTACGGGACCCAACTAATTTTCTGCGACCCGGACCCGGCGCGCCAACCTGACCCGAACGCGATAAGTGCGCGGAGGAACCCAGCGGAACGGATATTCGAATTTGGAACCTTAGAGTCACAGGTGAGAGGCGCTACCGCTGGACCATCAACTTTTCTTTCCATTCCCATCCAAACGAAGAaagctttatttatttttttttttttaaggaaaaacgaACAAAGTTTTAAAGACACCACCAAGTCCATATGCGTAATATCACCCAAGAGGCAAgaaccccctttttttttttttttttttttttcgttttttacCCAAGAACCCATCTGATTACAGAGTTTTATTGCTCCTACCATACCATGCCATATTGTTGCATAGGTCTCATCGAAAATAGCCACATTCTCCCTTCCCCACCGACCACATGGTCGACCACACGGTCTCGGTTGCACACCAGTAACTTCCAAAAACAGCAAAATATAACCAGAAGAACCCCAGCTGCTAGCAGTACCAGTAGTCAACAACGTTCCCCACAGCCTCTGTCGCACACCGATATCTcccaaaaacaacaaaacataACCAGAAGAACCCCAGATGCTAGCTAGTAGTAAATAACATCGCACGCAGGCTTCTGTGGCGTTCAGTCTCTGTGGGCAATccacacacgcacacacaggGAGCAAGAGGGATTTTGTTGtaataaacaagaaaaagaaagaaaagatgtTGTCGAGGGGGACATTTTGTGTATGCAATTCAATCACCGACCACAGCCATGCCGCTGCCCCGGGCCTAAGTGGTCAATGCCATCAAAGattcttcaattttatcaatCGGCGCAGAAATTTTGTCATCTACTCTTCTGGGGCGGCTCAGAAAGGTCCGGTTCTGGCTGTGGCTACCGACGAGCCCAATGCCAAGCAAGCCGGATTCCAGCCCAGCCTGGCTGACCGCCTCAGGCTTGGGAGCTTAACCCAGGATGGCTTGTCTTACAAGGAGAAGTTCATTGTCAGATGCTATGAGGTTGGAATTAACAAAACTGCCACCGTTGAAACCATTGCCAATCTCTTGCAGGTACTCTAATTTCACATTAACTTTTGGTGCTATTTACCAAAGATTGCAACTTTATGGGGTTTTACCTTAGAATTTGCCAATGCATGCATGCCTTCTATGGTTTTTGAAAGATGAAATTGACAATcttctatttttgttttttaatatttatgcTTATCAAGCAGGTTTTATTTTTTCAGTTGTGGGAAATCGCTGTGTTGTTGTTGTTTCTCTGTCGAAATACTAGCAAGCTGTAAATTCATATGGGCTCTTATATAACTAGCATTTCTCTGTGTTTGCTTTGGGTTTTATGATAAAGTTTGGCAAAATTAGTGAACAAATTACAAGTTCAGGAATGGTTTGTCGCTGGAGTCTTCTTGACTCTGATCCTTGTTAATCTCTCAATTGAcattttgctgttttctttagGAGGGGAGGGGGGGATGTCTTCAAATCATGCTAGCATTGTTTGCTTTTTCTGATTGATTTGAGTGTGTATGATTCGAGTCATTGGAACCTTACACAAGGAGGGGAATGAACAATCAGTGGAGACTGAAGTAGAGTAGATTCATCTTTTTCTGTCCCTCTTGGTCAATAGGTTGGCTGGAACTTTTGGTGGTTTGTCAGACAAGTTTGTTTCTTCCTACCCACTCTGTTCCcaaagtttttttcttttcctactgCCCCAACCATTGTAGCTTGTGTTGCTGGTTTATCTCTCCAGTTACGCtagatttttgttttgtttggataattttctttcttgaatatagCAAGCCATGCATAATGAATTTGAGAACAGAAATGAAAGATGAGTGAGCTTATCTCAGTTTTGCTGAAGCTATGTTGCTTTGTTAAATTAcacatttaaaaatttgttgTGCAGGAAGTTGGATGCAACCATGCTCAGAGTGTTGGGTTTTCAACGGATGGATTTGCAACAACACATACTATGAGAAAACTGCACCTCATATGGGTGACTTCTCGCATGCATATTGAAATTTACAAGTATCCTGCTTGGTAGTAACCACACCACTCATTTTGCATTCATCAGTCAAAGCAATgggctttttctcttttatatgTGTTTCATGTGGGGAGTCTCTGTGACAGGAGTGATGTAGTTGAAATTGAGACGTGGTGTCAAAGTGAAGGAAGAATTGGTACTAGACGTGATTGGATCCTTAAAGACTATGCCAATGGTGAAGTCATCGGAAGAGCCACCAGGTGAATTTTCATATTGACTGCAAGAGGATAAGACCAGCGAGATGGTGTGCATCATGCACCTTAAATCAGATGTCTATTTAGCCCAACATTGTGAACCTGCTGATCTTTTTTGCATTGTCTAGGTTTTATTGTTTGGCTTTTTAAGAAATTCTCCATTCACAGTTTATAATCATGTTGTGAGATTTCCTACCATATATGTGGTTACATGGTATAAGTTCTGATCTTGTGTTTCAGACCTGTTACATAACTGGATTTGATTATGATTTCTATTGCAGCAAGTGGGTAATGATGAACCAAGACACAAGAAGACTTCAGAAAGTGACTGATGATGTCCGTGATGAGTATTTAATCTACTGCCCAAAAGCACCTAGGTGGCTTCCTTGACCCTGATTACCTGTGTCATACTACTAAGTTATCATGTTCCCGAATCATTGCGTAACTGTGGAAGAACAAATTGCAATTATTACTGGAAATTGCAGAATAGTGTGAATTTGTTCTTCATTCTCTTGAAATGAGCATCTTCTGAATGTTCAAGAACCACTCAGTCCATTCGGTTCTTCTTTCGTGTTTCCAGTTAAATATGAATGTAACTCACCTGCTGTATAGTCCTGAGTACCAAAGCATAGTTCTCTTTTATTCAACCATTTGGGCACTTTTATATATGCTATAAAGTAAGTTTTGAATAAACTATGAAAAAACACTAATTTTTAGTACACTAGAAAGACTGGCGGGGCATTGCCTCTTCTATGTAGTTACAGTAAAGGTAGTCCATTAGGAACTGCATATTAAAATTAGCTTTCACAATATGGAGCCATTTCTTGTCCAACTCAACCAAATTCTTGTCTTATTTTGTAAAAGGTGGACATCTTTTAATTAATATAGATTATTTATCCAGATAACTCTGACGGAATTTTCGTCTGTTTTTTATAGCAGTGTAGATAAATGTTTCCTTATATGTGTCCTTGGATTCCCATTAGATTAGCATTTCCTGAGGAGAATAATGCCAGTTTGAAGAAAATTGCAAAACTGAAAGATCCTGCTCAATATTCCAAAATAGGACTGGTGGTGAGGATCTTTTTCTAAATGATCGTTTTTGAACATCTGCTCTCAAATATCTTACGTGCTTCTATGTTGGCAGCCCCGACGAGCTGATCTGGACATGAATCAGCATGTAAACAATGT is drawn from Coffea arabica cultivar ET-39 chromosome 1c, Coffea Arabica ET-39 HiFi, whole genome shotgun sequence and contains these coding sequences:
- the LOC113732766 gene encoding oleoyl-acyl carrier protein thioesterase, chloroplastic; the protein is MLSRGTFCVCNSITDHSHAAAPGLSGQCHQRFFNFINRRRNFVIYSSGAAQKGPVLAVATDEPNAKQAGFQPSLADRLRLGSLTQDGLSYKEKFIVRCYEVGINKTATVETIANLLQEVGCNHAQSVGFSTDGFATTHTMRKLHLIWVTSRMHIEIYKYPAWSDVVEIETWCQSEGRIGTRRDWILKDYANGEVIGRATSKWVMMNQDTRRLQKVTDDVRDEYLIYCPKAPRLAFPEENNASLKKIAKLKDPAQYSKIGLVPRRADLDMNQHVNNVTYIGWVLESIPQEVIDNYELQTITLDYRRECQHDDIVDSLTSPELDDDAAILQTTNGSPTASRDTDKCCQFLHLLRLSGDGLEINRGRTEWRKKPAKR